In one Tripterygium wilfordii isolate XIE 37 chromosome 22, ASM1340144v1, whole genome shotgun sequence genomic region, the following are encoded:
- the LOC119991900 gene encoding E3 ubiquitin-protein ligase RDUF2-like, giving the protein MSSPSMGSYWCYSCTRFVSIGAHSDTAEADDDAITCPYCDGGFVEEIDEMRPDNSGSDLSRRFPASALHVISNSNSEDPGQAPARRSRRSRRNANGRSPFNPVIVLRVPADAGDDESNSFELYYDDGAGSGLRPLPTTISDFLMGAGFDRILESLTHIEMTNLHRTRNPPASKAVVESMPRIEITDTHVSTDIHCAVCKEPFELHSEGREMPCKHIYHPDCILPWLSMRNSCPVCRHELPTEPEEASATATEQEEIVGLTIWRLPGGGYAVGRFSGGRRGGDTELPVVFTEMDGGFNRGETSPMVPWVTTRRSRNGGFRGLYRGLASFFGRFRSRSNSSSSPGSVSLSSGSMRRSFSLSNSVFGRRRRRGLDLEGGEIERW; this is encoded by the coding sequence ATGTCATCGCCGTCGATGGGGTCGTATTGGTGTTACAGTTGTACTCGCTTCGTAAGCATCGGGGCTCACAGCGACACCGCCGAAGCCGACGATGATGCTATCACGTGTCCGTACTGCGATGGTGGATTCGTTGAAGAGATTGATGAGATGAGGCCAGACAATTCTGGCAGTGATCTCAGCCGTCGATTTCCAGCTTCCGCCCTTCACGTGATCAGTAACAGTAACAGTGAAGATCCTGGTCAGGCCCCAGCTCGTCGATCACGCAGATCTCGCCGAAATGCGAATGGTCGGTCTCCGTTTAACCCCGTTATCGTCCTCCGCGTACCCGCCGATGCCGGTGACGATGAATCGAACAGTTTTGAGCTGTACTACGATGACGGAGCCGGATCTGGCCTGAGACCGCTCCCAACGACGATATCGGATTTCTTGATGGGAGCAGGATTCGATAGAATACTTGAGTCGCTGACTCACATCGAAATGACCAATTTACACCGAACCCGGAATCCGCCTGCATCGAAAGCGGTCGTAGAATCTATGCCCAGAATCGAAATTACAGATACCCATGTCAGCACGGATATTCACTGCGCAGTGTGTAAAGAACCATTTGAATTACATTCTGAAGGGCGTGAGATGCCCTGCAAGCACATATATCATCCCGACTGTATCCTCCCATGGCTTTCAATGAGAAATTCATGTCCAGTTTGTCGGCACGAATTGCCTACAGAGCCAGAGGAGGCCTCTGCTACTGCAACAGAGCAAGAAGAGATAGTGGGGTTGACAATCTGGAGATTGCCTGGAGGTGGGTATGCTGTGGGAAGATTCagtggaggaagaagaggaggtgATACGGAGTTACCGGTTGTGTTTACTGAGATGGATGGGGGGTTTAATAGGGGAGAGACGTCTCCAATGGTTCCATGGGTGACCACTAGAAGAAGTAGGAATGGTGGTTTTAGGGGGCTTTATCGTGGTTTGGCATCATTTTTTGGAAGATTTAGATCGAGGTCTAATTCTTCGTCGTCACCTGGTTCTGTAAGTTTAAGTTCTGGATCAATGAGAAGAAGTTTTAGTCTTTCGAATTCAGTCTTTggtagaaggagaaggagaggatTGGACTTGGAAGGAGGGGAGATTGAGAGGTGGTGA
- the LOC119990849 gene encoding uncharacterized protein LOC119990849 translates to MAKRELSNTLRNLKFMQRAAQREEKPKKEEDVKPDGNFFSPGAVNKKCVVIMEGDPLPGATMGRMSFQSFNPSIDKLNEAGNTHKPEAPATSSDNQSGKFSFRENGPSNGAECPNVDDKLNYEADGDLKRKQPEEVSEKDLPNESPKTVVGGQHSSPLNNKASFKQPKREKLDWNVLRPSKGKNRRE, encoded by the exons ATGGCAAAGCGTGAGCTTTCAAACACCTTGAGGAACTTGAAG TTCATGCAAAGAGCTGCTCAGAGAGAGGAGAAAcccaagaaagaagaagacgtTAAGCCTGATGGGAATTTCTTTTCCCCTGGTGCCGTTAATAAAAAATG TGTTGTCATAATGGAAGGGGATCCTCTCCCGGGAGCAACTATGGGCCGTATGTCGTTTCAGAGTTTCAATCCTTCTATTGAT AAACTGAATGAAGCAGGAAACACTCACAAGCCTGAAGCACCTGCCACTTCTTCTGACAACCAGAGTGGAAAGTTCTCTTTTAG AGAAAATGGGCCCTCAAATGGAGCTGAATGCCCAAATGTCGATGATAAATTAAATTACGAGGCTGATGGAGATCTCAAAAGAAAACAGCCTgaagaggtgtcagaaaaggaTCTGCCAAATGAATCCCCTAAAACTGTTGTAGGTGGTCAGCATTCGTCGCCACTTAACAATAAAGCCTCCTTCAAGCAACCAAAGCGTGAAAAGCTGGATTGGAATGTTCTTAGACCGTCAAAGGGTAAAAACAGAAGAGAGTGA